The genomic segment AGACGAGCCAAAGGAGAATGGTTATCACCCCCAGCAGCCGATTGAGCGACAGGACATGCGTGGGGTCAGCTTCAAAACGAGCAAGAGGGTTATCGTAGGTCATAGCTCAGTCCTCCAACCGTCAACTGAGCTGCAGATCGTATTGAGACCATGAGACCGTCCTTCTTCTGAAACCAACGTGCCACCAGCTTAGCCAGCACATAGTCGGATTGTCAGTCGGGCAAAGTCGGACGTTTCGGCATGGGTCTGACAAGCCGAAGAGGAGACATAAATATTATGGTCCTGCCCCGCAAGGTGCCAAGCTGATCCACTCGACCCAAAACTCAAAGCGATTGAGATAAAACTTGCTCTACGAGCGTATTAAGACTGACGCCCTTAATCTGAGCCTTTTGGACGGCTTTTCGATGCAATTCAGGCGGAATTCTCAGATTGAAGCGGCCTGAACAAGGCTTATCTGGATCTTTACCGACGCGTTGACAATCTTCTAGATACTCATCAATGACAGCCTGAAAGGATGATTCCAGCTCGTCTACTGTTTGACCATCAAAAACAATTACATCTCTGGTGCCAACCACTCGACCGAAGAAAATACGATCTTCAGCATCAAACTCAACAGTCACCTCATATCCCCTATATTTCATCTTTGATACCTGCCTTTGTTAGAAAATCACGTACAGCCTGAACTTGATAACGCTTTAGCTCATTCCCAGGATGAGGAGAATGAATATTTAAGGCAACGCTATTAAGATCGAAGCGCGCTCGTGAACCACTCCCTTGCAGGACATCCCCGCCCAGTCCCTTGATCAAATTAACGACATCAGGCCATGAGATATTTCTGCGAATCGGTTTTGCAAAAATTGCCGTTAGCGTTTTTCGCTGCTTGCTGTTCATTGATGCATAGTACCACTACATAGTACCAGACCCTAGTAAGACTGTTCTAGAAACACGTTTAATTCCTGGATAATCCATTCTTTCTCGCAATCGCTGAGCCTTGCACCAAATTTATACGTTTGGTTACCAACATAAATCGTGCAGACCTTTGTGGATGGACCGCTGTAACCAGGAGTTGTCTGGAGTGCAACCTTCTTTAGCTTATTTACGTTGCCTTGAACTTTTCTTTTGAGAAAGAAGAACTGCCACTGAAGTTGAAATTTTCGTTTATGAATCCATAGGCGTGTGCAGCCAGAACTCCAATAGAGCAAGCGTATCCCCATTCCTAAGCCAGCAAGCAAAAACGGGATTAAAAATGGGACAGGTGAAAAAAACAAGGTGCCACCGGAAAGCCAACTGCAGAGATAGACAAAAAGAAAGCCATTCCACACCAAGGTGAAAGTTGCGAGAGATAATGTTTCCCCCCGTAAGCCCGTTGATGGAATAGTTAGCAGCAGTCATGCGTTTGTTCTCTGAAGCTGAACCAAGCTACCAACGGGTTGACTCAGTTCACCTCTTGTCAAAACGGGGGCCATGAACCGAAGAGGAGCTTGGTCTAATGCATTTAATGCTTCCTGTGCGGTCGGAAAGCGATCTTCAAGATGGGGGTTGATCATTTGATCAAGCCAATCTGCAAAGCTTGGCTCAATTTGCCCCTGTAAATGTTCTCTAAACAACAGCTTGAGGCGCTTCTGCGGAAGATCTCCTGGACAGATATGAGTCAATAAAAAGAGTAGAGTTGCTCCTAAAGCATAAAGATCAGTTGCACCATAGGCTTGTCCTTGTAATTGCTCGGGTGCCATATAACCGTAGGTGCCTACAATCGTACTGCCGTGAACTGTTGTGTTGCGAAGCACAGCTTGAACAGCTCCAAAATCTACCAGATGGATGTGACCATCATTGCTATACACAATGTTTTGGGGCTTAATATCCCGATGGACAACGGGTGGCGTTAAACCATGCAAATAAATCAGGATGTTGAGAGTCATACGAGCAATGCGTTGAACCTCAGCCGGATTTGGACACCAGCCTTCTTCAATGAGAGTCGCCAGCGACTTGCCTGGAGCTAAAGCTTGGGCGATATAGAAGAGGCGATCATGCTCACTATCAATCTGGAAGTAATTCAAATATTGAGGAATCGCGGGATGCTTCAGACATGAGAGTACTTGAGCTTCACGTTCAAACAGCTCCAACTGCTTCCAATTCTGCATCCCTCGGAAGGACATAGCCTTAAGAGCTACCCGCTGATAGGTCTCAAGATCCTCCACTTCATAGGTTGTACCAGAACTGCCCTGTCCGATTAGAGTAACGATGCGGTAGCGGCCAAGGACAATCTCATCGGCAGAGTGCAGGGTCTTCAACACAGCAGGTCTCAGTTTTGCCAGAGGTGGCGGTCTATTCTAAGTGTGCCTTGGCAGCATAGAAATCTTTCAGCTTGAACCCGTTGAAGAATATATATTTTATGCTCTAGAGATGCCAAGCTGCTGGCACAGCTCTTGTGAAGATTTCATTGAAAAATAGAGCTTCGTCGGCTTTGGACCGGGATATCGTATCTACTTTGGGCAAGTTGATGGCTTCATCGTCGTTCTGCTTTGTGGCGGTGATAAAAGTACCCAGAAACAGAATATAAAGAGCGCTATCGCATTGTGGGAGCTTTACCGTAATGAAATTGAGAGATATCTCCGAGACTTTTGAGGCAGACCTGCAAGACTCTGAGTTTGTTCAGGTGTATTTAGAGGAAGCCATGCATGATGGCACACCTAATCTTCTCGTAGCTCTACGAAATGTAATTCAGGCCAATGAGGGCATGGCAGACATCGCTCAAGAAGTCGGTGTCGGGCGTGAAAGTCTATACAAAACTCTCTCAGAAACTGGGAACCCCCACTTTGCAACGATAGAGAAAGTAATCAAGGCTCTGGGACTGAGATTGACTATCGCTCCAGCGGCAATGGCGAAAGCTTCATCAATCTGATCTCTTCTGCTTAGCGAAAACAACTAGCCACCTCAGCAGGGGTTAGCAAAGGATAATCTTTCTCTGTCAGTCGGCCTAGATGCTGCGCTAGCAAAACAGCTTGGGGAGGCGCTAAGAAAGTAGATTTCAGAATCTCAGTCTGGTGGTAAGCCTCTCGCAGTGACGTATCAAGCAAGACTGTCCCCTGCCCCATAATGACGGCCCGCTCAGCATAGTCTGGCATTAGATGCAGATGGTGAGTAATTACAATCAGCGTCTTGCCCATCTCATGAAGCTGCCGACTCACCTCCAAGATTGCATTGGCTCCGCGATCATCCTGACCAATAGTGGGTTCATCCAAAATGATGATCTCTGGCTCCATTGCCAAGATGGCAGCAATCACGATCCGGGCACGATCGCCCTTCGGCAGCGAAAGCGGATGAACCTGACGCTCTTCGAGCAAATTCATCGCAGCTAAACTCTCCGTCGCTCGCTGCTGAATCGTTCCCGAGTCATAGCCTAGATTCCGCAGCGCATAGGTGACTTCTTTCTCAACGGTAGAGTTAAAAATCTGGTTGTCTGGATTCTGCGCCACATAGCCAATCCGGCGCGCTAACTCACTCATCTTTAGCTGCGCGGTGGACTGCTGCCCCAGCATTACGTTCCCAGACGTAGGCTTGAGCAAATTGAGAAAGTGCTTCACTAGCGTGCTTTTACCGGCTCCGTTCTGGCCAGCAATCAACAGATATTCACCCGGAAAGATGTCCAAAGAAATATCCGTGAGCGCTTGCGTACCGTCAGTATAGGTATGGCTTAAATTCCGCACTGAGATTTGGGGGGGGGCACCTCTGGGAGAAGACTTCTCAGCTTTCGGGGCTGGAGATAAGTCCCGCAGACGGATCAATTTCTCTAGAGCTTCCAGGCCCTCCGAGAGAGTGACAGGCATCTCTTGCAAGGCCGGTTCATTAATCTGGGCCATCGTCTGCGTCACCTGAGGGGGCCGAAGTCCCAGAGACTGCAAAGGCGCAAACTGACCATAAATTTCTGAGGGCGCTCCGGTGACCTGAAGTTGCCCGTCAGAGAGCAGCGCAAGGCGATCTGCGTAGGTTGCCATCTCTTCAGCGGCGTGGCTGACCATGACGACGGTGACGCCTAGGGTTTGATTAAGATGCTTGACGGTGGCGAAGACTTCTTCGGCCCCAACAGGGTCAAGCTGGGAGGTCGGTTCATCAAGAATGAGGAGATCGGGCTGGAGGGCTAGGGCAGATGCGATCGCAAGTCTCTGTTTTTGCCCCCCCGACAAATCCTGCGGATGCTTATCTTCCGTCCCTTCCAATCTCACCGCTGCCAACACGCGGGGAATCCTAGCTCGAATCTCAGGCGCTGGAACCTTGAGATTCTCTAAGGCAAAGGCAATTTCATTTTCTACTGAGGTCGCCGTGAGCTGTACTTCAGGATCTTCGAAGACAGCGGCAACGTGTCGCGCAAGATCGCTAATCGGATGGCTGAGGGTATCTTTGCCTGCGATGGAGATGTGACCGAAAAAACGACCGCCATAGAACTGCGGCACAATTCCATTGAGCGTCAGGCAAAGGGTGCTTTTCCCCGCTCCTGTGGGGCCAATGATACCTAGAAACTCTCCTCGATAGATCTCTAGGGAAATATCTTTCAGAACCGGGGCTGTGGACTTGGGATAAAGGTAGTAGACATTTTTGAGGGTTGCGATCGCATCCATAGCCACAGGGGTTAAGGGGAAGTCAATAGCATGATCGATCTCAGCGGATAAATGCAACTCAAAGGACTGTGAGCCTAGATTTTGCTGACTGGGAGTCTCTGTCAAAACAGAGCATTGTTTCCATCACAGGAAATAAACAATGATCAACCCAACTCATTCCCGTTCACATTATTTAATTCCTCCTTATTAGTTTTTAACGATTTCAGCACAAAATATGGGAGAAGATGAACGCGAGGATAAAAGCAAGCTGTTTTTCCCTATATTTTATTAGCGAAAAATCATTGAAGCCGACATTTTTGAGTTTCTCACCCGTCCCATTTCTATAGATATCTGCAATGACCCTTGTTAGGCCAGTCCATAACATCAGGTATTTGCTATGAGATTTTCTGAGAGTTTCAACGGTATTCTGTCCAAGAAATATTTTCAAGAAAAGCATCAAAAAAATTCAAGATTAAATCAAGAAGTATTTAAAGAATCCCCAAATTCATTTGGAAAGTATTATCGAGGTCTAGGTCATGGAAGTGCTGCAGTCCTTGCTCAACAATTATCTACTTCTCCCTCTACAAAGAAAGTCTCTCTACCCAATTTCAAAGGAAAAGGACGAGAAATTTTCTCTCGCCGATTTGATCCTGAACGGCTAAATATCGCTGAGCAGCAGCTAGGCTTTTCTGATGAATACAGTGCCCTCATCAGAAGAATAAAGAGTGCTCTGAGCTTAGAAAATCGTCATGACTTAAGGGACTCTATTGTCCAAGTCGACAAAGAGCTATCACAGAAAAACCCTCATCAGAACACACCACAACAACAGATAGCCTTTGAAGGATTTCCCTATCTTTCAAATTTTGTGGAGCTATCCAACGATCTCAACATTCACTATCTAGATGAAGGGAGTGGAGATCCCATCGTTTTACTTCATGGAGTCCCCACATCTTCTTACCTCTGGCGAGATATTATTCCTGAATTAGCAACAAGAGGACGAGTGATTGTTCCAGATCTAATCAATTTTGGGCTTTCAGACAAAACAGAGGATCCACTTAGTTTCGTTGAGCATGGCCAACTTTTTGGTGAATTCGTCGACACCTTAGACCTTGAAGACATTACCTTTGTAGGTCATGACTGGGGTGGTCCGATTGGATTAAACTACATTGTTGATAATCCTGACAATGTGGAAGCACTGGCATTCTTTGAGAGTCCCATCGTTCCTTTACCAAATGTTGACGCCCTCAGAGCATTACCGGGTAATTTTTTCGATACTTTTATCGACCCTGCAAACAGTGCATCCAATATTGTTGATGAAAATTTATTTATCGAAGGATATTTATTTAATCCTGAGTTCGGTGGGGTCGCGGAAAGCCCCACCGACGCGGAGAAGACAATTTACAGAGATCCTTTTTCAAATGCGGAAGATAGAGATCAGCTCCTTTCTTTTCCACTAGAGATACCACTCCTAAATACAACCGGTCATCCCGTCTATGATCCTGATGGTGTAGGTGGCTTACCTCCTGAACCCGTTCCGAATATTGCCGAGTTTTTGAACTTCGCGAACTACCTAAGTACAACAGATATTCCTCGACTGCTCATCGCCGGAACACCAGGCTTTGCTCCAGCAGACGTGGTCCTTCCCCTTGCTGAAGCCATCCCTGGTCTTGAGGTACAGACCGTGGGAGATGAGATCAACAATCCGGCCTTTCACTTTTTACAAGAAGATGTACCAGAGCAACTGAGCGAAGTTTTAGGAGCATGGATTGATTCGACAAACGCTCCTCCTGAACCTGAACCGCCCTCAGCAACAACCTTACAAATTACCGTAGAGAACTTAGCGCCGGAAAATGGCATTGGCTTTGCGGCCCTATGGTTTGGCCTCCACGATGGCAGCTTTGATACATTCAACCCTGACGATCCAGCTTCAGAAGCCCTAGAGTTCCTGTTTGAAGATGGTTTAGTCGGCTTAGAAGAGGCTGTCTTGCCTGGGATTTTAGAAGACATAATTGCCGCCGGTCTAGATCCAGCTCAATTGCCGCTGTCTATCCAACAGGCGTTGACTTTAGGGCTAGATTTACCGACGCTACCTCCTCCTCCAGGAACGCTCGCGGGAGAATTCCTCCTCGATCCTGCAGGCGCAAATGGTGGAACACAGGGGATGGTAGTAACCAGCATCAGAACCAATCCGGAACTGTTTGACTTGCTCGACGACCCGAGTGCCTTCCCCCAAAATGTTTTAGACAGTGTCACGAACCCATTCTTCTTTATCCAAGCCTCGGGAGAGACTGAAACCTTTACGGTCACACTCAACGGCACACCAGAGGAAAATCGCTACTTCAGCTTTGCCTCAATGCTGTTCCCCACCAATGATGGCTTTATCGGCAATGATGATCCTGAAGCGATAGAAATCTTCGATGCGTCAGGCAATTTCGTCGGTGCAGATTTTATTGTGACGGGTGCAGATGCCTGGGATGGTGGCACAGAGGTTAATGACGAAGCTCCCGAAAGCCTCCTTTATACCTTCGAAGC from the Acaryochloris thomasi RCC1774 genome contains:
- a CDS encoding type II toxin-antitoxin system HicB family antitoxin — its product is MKYRGYEVTVEFDAEDRIFFGRVVGTRDVIVFDGQTVDELESSFQAVIDEYLEDCQRVGKDPDKPCSGRFNLRIPPELHRKAVQKAQIKGVSLNTLVEQVLSQSL
- a CDS encoding type II toxin-antitoxin system HicA family toxin produces the protein MNSKQRKTLTAIFAKPIRRNISWPDVVNLIKGLGGDVLQGSGSRARFDLNSVALNIHSPHPGNELKRYQVQAVRDFLTKAGIKDEI
- a CDS encoding serine/threonine protein kinase, with the translated sequence MLKTLHSADEIVLGRYRIVTLIGQGSSGTTYEVEDLETYQRVALKAMSFRGMQNWKQLELFEREAQVLSCLKHPAIPQYLNYFQIDSEHDRLFYIAQALAPGKSLATLIEEGWCPNPAEVQRIARMTLNILIYLHGLTPPVVHRDIKPQNIVYSNDGHIHLVDFGAVQAVLRNTTVHGSTIVGTYGYMAPEQLQGQAYGATDLYALGATLLFLLTHICPGDLPQKRLKLLFREHLQGQIEPSFADWLDQMINPHLEDRFPTAQEALNALDQAPLRFMAPVLTRGELSQPVGSLVQLQRTNA
- a CDS encoding addiction module antidote protein → MKLRDISETFEADLQDSEFVQVYLEEAMHDGTPNLLVALRNVIQANEGMADIAQEVGVGRESLYKTLSETGNPHFATIEKVIKALGLRLTIAPAAMAKASSI
- a CDS encoding ABC transporter ATP-binding protein is translated as MDAIATLKNVYYLYPKSTAPVLKDISLEIYRGEFLGIIGPTGAGKSTLCLTLNGIVPQFYGGRFFGHISIAGKDTLSHPISDLARHVAAVFEDPEVQLTATSVENEIAFALENLKVPAPEIRARIPRVLAAVRLEGTEDKHPQDLSGGQKQRLAIASALALQPDLLILDEPTSQLDPVGAEEVFATVKHLNQTLGVTVVMVSHAAEEMATYADRLALLSDGQLQVTGAPSEIYGQFAPLQSLGLRPPQVTQTMAQINEPALQEMPVTLSEGLEALEKLIRLRDLSPAPKAEKSSPRGAPPQISVRNLSHTYTDGTQALTDISLDIFPGEYLLIAGQNGAGKSTLVKHFLNLLKPTSGNVMLGQQSTAQLKMSELARRIGYVAQNPDNQIFNSTVEKEVTYALRNLGYDSGTIQQRATESLAAMNLLEERQVHPLSLPKGDRARIVIAAILAMEPEIIILDEPTIGQDDRGANAILEVSRQLHEMGKTLIVITHHLHLMPDYAERAVIMGQGTVLLDTSLREAYHQTEILKSTFLAPPQAVLLAQHLGRLTEKDYPLLTPAEVASCFR
- a CDS encoding alpha/beta fold hydrolase, giving the protein MRFSESFNGILSKKYFQEKHQKNSRLNQEVFKESPNSFGKYYRGLGHGSAAVLAQQLSTSPSTKKVSLPNFKGKGREIFSRRFDPERLNIAEQQLGFSDEYSALIRRIKSALSLENRHDLRDSIVQVDKELSQKNPHQNTPQQQIAFEGFPYLSNFVELSNDLNIHYLDEGSGDPIVLLHGVPTSSYLWRDIIPELATRGRVIVPDLINFGLSDKTEDPLSFVEHGQLFGEFVDTLDLEDITFVGHDWGGPIGLNYIVDNPDNVEALAFFESPIVPLPNVDALRALPGNFFDTFIDPANSASNIVDENLFIEGYLFNPEFGGVAESPTDAEKTIYRDPFSNAEDRDQLLSFPLEIPLLNTTGHPVYDPDGVGGLPPEPVPNIAEFLNFANYLSTTDIPRLLIAGTPGFAPADVVLPLAEAIPGLEVQTVGDEINNPAFHFLQEDVPEQLSEVLGAWIDSTNAPPEPEPPSATTLQITVENLAPENGIGFAALWFGLHDGSFDTFNPDDPASEALEFLFEDGLVGLEEAVLPGILEDIIAAGLDPAQLPLSIQQALTLGLDLPTLPPPPGTLAGEFLLDPAGANGGTQGMVVTSIRTNPELFDLLDDPSAFPQNVLDSVTNPFFFIQASGETETFTVTLNGTPEENRYFSFASMLFPTNDGFIGNDDPEAIEIFDASGNFVGADFIVTGADAWDGGTEVNDEAPESLLYTFEAFGDGIDEGGTIQPFPGFRPPGDGGALDFEFNGNLVAENADFSSTDPIARITVTAVDAPEVPTSPELEPDFGTDGDDILEVANSNELVFAGAGNDLIDASPSQGGNRIFGGAGNDTFILGTGDVSAGGEENDRFFNQAGGENQVAGGTGADQFWIAVADLPGVALVITDFELEADVIGIAGIGASSAADLSFSQEGDSAIISFGNTDLAVLRGIESNSLEQNATFAFV